The following coding sequences are from one Streptomyces sp. NBC_00654 window:
- a CDS encoding HNH endonuclease, with product MSGGWAGSNRRAELPPDWYTVIRPAVLQRDEYRCRNRIDGRVCARPANQVDHIGDKHDHRIVMLQALCADCHAIKSSRQGNAARWAVRRQRPAERHPGLI from the coding sequence ATGAGCGGCGGGTGGGCAGGCAGCAACCGACGGGCCGAACTGCCGCCCGACTGGTACACCGTGATCCGACCGGCCGTACTGCAGCGCGACGAGTACCGGTGCCGCAACCGGATCGACGGCCGCGTGTGCGCACGCCCGGCGAATCAGGTCGACCACATCGGCGACAAGCATGATCACCGGATCGTGATGCTGCAGGCGCTATGCGCCGACTGCCACGCGATCAAGAGCAGCAGACAGGGCAACGCCGCACGGTGGGCCGTACGCAGGCAGCGCCCGGCCGAG